One window of Campylobacter avium LMG 24591 genomic DNA carries:
- a CDS encoding DUF485 domain-containing protein, with protein sequence MKKVPTRDEAIKKFRNFVTFRNKISIFLSLVIIVLYYLFTIGIGAFPNLLGFSIGPSSISVGIVYGLALIIISVISTGLYTFFANQHFDKVQKEILEDLQDSGALKDLQDGKV encoded by the coding sequence ATGAAAAAAGTTCCAACCCGTGATGAAGCTATAAAAAAATTTAGGAATTTTGTTACTTTTAGAAACAAAATTTCAATTTTTTTATCTTTAGTTATCATAGTTTTGTATTACCTATTTACGATAGGTATAGGTGCTTTCCCAAATCTTTTAGGTTTTAGCATAGGACCTAGCTCTATAAGCGTTGGGATTGTTTATGGACTTGCTTTGATTATCATATCAGTCATTAGCACAGGGCTTTACACTTTTTTTGCCAATCAGCATTTTGACAAAGTTCAAAAAGAAATTTTAGAAGATTTGCAAGATAGCGGTGCCTTGAAAGACTTGCAAGACGGAAAGGTGTAG
- a CDS encoding cation acetate symporter translates to MKKILLALFFASNLFAAAIETGGAKSEFNPIAVTMFAIFVIATLGITYYSNKKSQSASSFYTAGGNITGMQNGTAIAGDFMSAASFLGITALVFTNGFDGLIYSIGFLVGWPIVLFLIAEKFRNLGKFTFADITAYRLDVKPIRIISAISGLCVIVFYLIAQMVGAGQLIQVLFGLPYTVAVIIVGILMICYVVFGGMHATTWVQIIKAIMLLLGTTFMALMILYLTKFDLSYYFSQAIQNHPKGASIMLPGTFLPDTVSAVSLGLALMFGTAGLPHILMRFFTVKDAKEARKSVFYATGLIGYFYILTFIIGFGAIALLMGNPEYTNADGSFNGATNMVAVILAKAIGGDYFLGFISAVAFATILAVVAGLAISGAGAISHDLFVNVCKNGVCDPKLEMRVTKIATVGLGILAIILGIVFENQNVAFTVGLAFAIAASVNFPILLLSIYWSGLTTKGAFWGGLIGLVTVMSLVILSPSVWVKSFGFAEAIFPYDHPAIFSMPLTFVLVYLISKFDNSARAKIDREGFKAQDFRAQSGVGISEAVAH, encoded by the coding sequence ATGAAAAAGATTTTATTAGCTTTATTTTTTGCTTCAAATTTATTTGCAGCAGCCATAGAAACAGGTGGTGCAAAGTCAGAGTTTAATCCAATAGCAGTTACTATGTTTGCTATCTTTGTTATTGCTACTTTGGGGATTACTTATTATTCAAACAAAAAATCCCAATCAGCAAGCAGCTTTTACACGGCCGGCGGAAACATAACAGGCATGCAAAACGGCACGGCAATAGCTGGTGATTTCATGAGTGCTGCCTCTTTCCTAGGAATTACCGCACTTGTTTTTACAAACGGATTTGATGGGCTTATTTACTCCATAGGATTTTTGGTTGGTTGGCCTATAGTTTTATTTTTAATAGCTGAAAAATTCAGGAATTTAGGCAAATTTACCTTTGCAGATATAACAGCTTACAGACTTGATGTAAAACCTATTCGTATTATATCAGCAATTTCAGGGCTTTGTGTGATTGTATTTTATCTCATAGCGCAAATGGTCGGAGCAGGGCAGCTCATACAAGTGCTTTTTGGCTTGCCTTACACTGTGGCTGTGATTATAGTCGGTATTTTAATGATATGTTATGTTGTTTTTGGCGGAATGCACGCAACTACTTGGGTGCAAATAATTAAGGCTATTATGCTTTTACTAGGAACCACTTTTATGGCTTTGATGATTTTGTATTTGACTAAATTTGACTTGTCTTATTATTTTTCACAAGCCATACAAAATCACCCAAAAGGTGCTAGTATAATGCTTCCAGGAACTTTCTTGCCCGACACAGTTTCAGCTGTTTCTTTGGGACTTGCCTTGATGTTTGGAACTGCTGGGCTTCCTCATATCTTGATGAGATTTTTCACAGTTAAGGACGCGAAAGAGGCTAGAAAGTCTGTATTTTACGCTACCGGTTTGATAGGGTATTTTTACATCCTTACCTTTATCATAGGCTTTGGAGCTATAGCTCTTTTAATGGGCAATCCAGAATACACAAACGCTGATGGAAGCTTTAACGGTGCTACTAATATGGTGGCAGTTATTTTGGCTAAGGCTATTGGTGGGGATTATTTCTTGGGCTTTATTTCAGCTGTTGCATTTGCAACTATTTTAGCTGTTGTTGCCGGACTTGCTATATCAGGAGCTGGAGCTATATCTCACGATTTATTTGTAAATGTTTGCAAAAACGGAGTGTGCGATCCTAAACTTGAAATGAGAGTTACAAAGATAGCTACGGTTGGACTTGGAATTTTAGCTATTATTCTTGGCATAGTTTTTGAAAATCAAAATGTCGCCTTTACGGTTGGACTTGCCTTCGCCATAGCAGCAAGTGTGAATTTCCCTATACTCTTACTAAGTATTTATTGGAGTGGCTTAACTACAAAGGGTGCTTTTTGGGGAGGTTTAATAGGGCTTGTAACCGTTATGTCTCTTGTTATACTTTCACCTAGTGTTTGGGTAAAAAGCTTTGGTTTTGCTGAGGCTATATTTCCTTATGATCACCCAGCCATCTTTTCTATGCCTTTAACCTTTGTCTTGGTTTATCTAATTTCTAAATTTGATAATTCTGCAAGGGCAAAGATTGATAGAGAGGGCTTTAAAGCACAAGACTTTAGAGCACAAAGCGGCGTTGGTATAAGCGAGGCCGTGGCACACTAA